The DNA sequence GGCTTATATGAAGTTATAAACGGGCCGAACCCAAATCCCCAGTGCATTTGTCTTTACTTTTCTACTGAAACGTGCATAAGTTTTAGTTTTTACGGTTATTATAAATAAAGAGCAAAATCCAAAAACATAGCCATTTAATTTTAGGCAGAACCCGAAGCTAGTAAACTACTCTGCTGTGATGTATGCTGTAAGGCTATAGGAAGAAGTGAAGAACCCAATGCCCCAAATAAGcgacgaataaagtataaaccacTGCGCCTGTAACGCTTTCCTTCCttcaaacttcaatttcttgGTAATGGCTACTAcctcttccttccttccttcaGTTGATGCTATGGCTACCTAAGACACTTTGGAAATATAAGGTTTTGGTTATATTGCTACTCTCTAATATGTCTCCTCATAATTACTGCCAATCATTCCCCATTTCCCGAGTTATTCAGTTATGTCGTTATGCTGTTTGATCAATGACCCAAGTGGCTTTTGTAAGGATCCATTCCTTAATTGCAAATTACAATATTTGTAACATCTGTATTCATAGactcttatttatttttccaattccaACTTATGGTCTAGGCTTAGTAATTTCTTACGTTTTCTCTATTCTCAGCTCCAAATGATTATCAAAGGATTGTTTAGAAGATATAAGAGATGGAACCCTGTTCATCCAACTTATGGTGCCTTTTGGGGAATGGGAGTGGGTGTTGGTTGTGGAGTCGGATGGGGTCCGGGGTTCGGCCCTGAAGTGATAGGCTATGTTGGATCTGGTTGTGGCATTGGATTCAATGTGGGCTTCACTCTCGCTGGCTTTGGTATTGGCCTTCCTGCAAACTTTATCTTTGAAGCTCCTTATAATGGTAAAACCTCTGTCAATATGTCCAACCATTGCTTTTTTTTCTCAAATTGCAACTTCATGCATGAGTTGTCTAAAGAGTTATAATTTTTGCTGTATGCACTTCTGTATCATCATTTTCTCAATTAGTTGATGCAAATAATTGTAGTCTTAGACTCATGTACATAAAATTTGAACTTCTTTTTAATGCAGTTATCATGGCAACAAGAAATTCAGCGTTAGAGGTAGCACGATCTAAGGGTTTTAATGCACCATGCAATGGCTGGACTATAAACTTATCTTGTGTCTTTGACCTCCAAAGGGAAGCTAGTGACAAATTACGTCACTTTAGGGAAAGGCGTTTATCAGTCAAGGGATTTGATTTCTTGAGCATGAAAAATGACTTATCATTGCTTGCTACATCTGCCTGTAACAGTATGCGCACATTCCATGACCAGCTTTCTTCTCGTAGGGGTAT is a window from the Arachis hypogaea cultivar Tifrunner chromosome 1, arahy.Tifrunner.gnm2.J5K5, whole genome shotgun sequence genome containing:
- the LOC112798008 gene encoding cadmium-induced protein AS8 isoform X1; this encodes MLWLPKTLWKYKLQMIIKGLFRRYKRWNPVHPTYGAFWGMGVGVGCGVGWGPGFGPEVIGYVGSGCGIGFNVGFTLAGFGIGLPANFIFEAPYNVIMATRNSALEVARSKGFNAPCNGWTINLSCVFDLQREASDKLRHFRERRLSVKGFDFLSMKNDLSLLATSACNSMRTFHDQLSSRRGKD
- the LOC112798008 gene encoding cadmium-induced protein AS8 isoform X2, with the protein product MTQVAFLQMIIKGLFRRYKRWNPVHPTYGAFWGMGVGVGCGVGWGPGFGPEVIGYVGSGCGIGFNVGFTLAGFGIGLPANFIFEAPYNVIMATRNSALEVARSKGFNAPCNGWTINLSCVFDLQREASDKLRHFRERRLSVKGFDFLSMKNDLSLLATSACNSMRTFHDQLSSRRGKD
- the LOC112798008 gene encoding cadmium-induced protein AS8 isoform X3 — protein: MIIKGLFRRYKRWNPVHPTYGAFWGMGVGVGCGVGWGPGFGPEVIGYVGSGCGIGFNVGFTLAGFGIGLPANFIFEAPYNVIMATRNSALEVARSKGFNAPCNGWTINLSCVFDLQREASDKLRHFRERRLSVKGFDFLSMKNDLSLLATSACNSMRTFHDQLSSRRGKD